From the Carassius auratus strain Wakin chromosome 36, ASM336829v1, whole genome shotgun sequence genome, the window AGGTGATTCTCATCAGGGACCACAACAGCTTCAGCACTCCTGGACAGCTCTTATACAGCTTGTAGGGTACTCCAGGCCTGGAGCTGAAGCAGATCTTGCCCTCCGGATCACCTGCCTGATCTCGCTGAACTTTGGTGGTGATGCGTCTAACAGGGCTGATGGGTCTGAGGGTCTTGGCATGTACCCTAGTGAATCTGGTGGTTTGTTCCTTGCTGGGTGACTGATCTCTTTCATCCACTCAGATGTTCATCCAACTTTCTCCCTTCCTCAGCCTCATTGGCCTTTGGGCCCCTGATCTTGTTCCTTCAGAGTGGGTCCTTCAGGTTCCTGTCCCTTTGGCTCCCCTCTGTTCTTGGGGGTGCTACAGAGTTCACTTCTTGGGGTTCGTCAACatcccttcctcctcctcctccttgttTTTCTCCTGCTCTGCCTCTGCAACATTGGGCCCGTTGGCACTGTGGTTGTAAACCCGGCCTTCGATCTCATTTGTCTGACCTGCCCTTACCATCAGGCTACCACCAACACACTTCTTCTTCTTTCCCATGTGGATGTGAAGTCCCCTCAAAGTCATTGTTTTTCCCAGCCACACCCACACCACCTTGGGATCTTCTCttttgcatatatgtgtgtgtgtgtacagtaataCTAATATTTAAGTATTACTTAAGTTTAGTTATGTTTCATGCTAATTCTATCATagttaattttcataattttcattgtGCTTGCAGCGTCCCTGCAACACTTTCTGATTATCATAACTTATTTGACTTGATCAAACTttgaaatattatgatttatCTCAAAACTAGTTGCATGTGTGTTAACTCATAGTTTATAACAGATCATTTGGAAAATTGAAGGAGAAAACTCTTAGTTGACCTCAAGATGCTGTCCCCAGATGTGCATGACGGCGTTCGAGCTGGACATGGAGCGAGCGTTTGCGGCGCAGCAGAGTCAGGACAAGCAGTGTAAGATCTGTCTGGACGTGGTGTATGAGAAGGTGTCTCCGTCCGAGCGGCGCTTCGGCATCCTCTCCAGCTGCTGCCACACGTACTGCTTGAGCTGCATCCGCCAGTGGCGCTGCGCAGAGCAGTTCCAGAACCAGATccgcaagtgtgtgtgtgtgtgtgtgtgtgtgtgtgtgtgagagcgagtgtgtgagagagagagagagagtgtgtgtgtgtgtgagagagagagagagagagagagagagagagagagagtgtgtgtgtgtgtgtgtgtgtgagagagcgagtgtgtgtgtgagtgtgtgtgtgtgtgtgagagagagagagagagagagtgtgtgtgtgtgagagagagagagagagagagagagagagtgtgtgtgtgtgtgagtgtgtgtgtgtgtgtgtaagtctgagtgtgagtgtgtgtatgtgagagcgagagtgagtgtgtgtgtgtgtttgtgagtgagagagagagagagagagtgtgtgtgtgtgtgtgtgagtgtgtgtgtgtgtgtgtgtgtgtgtatgtgagagcgagagtgtgtgtgtgtgcgtgcgtgcgagtGTTTGTGCGCGCTGCGGACTGACTCCAGCTGACTGTGTGCAGGTCCTGTCCCGAGTGCCGTGTggtgtctgagtgagtgtgtgtgtgtgtgtgtgtgtgagagagagcgagtgtgtgtgtgagagagagcgagtgtgtgtgtgtgtgtgtgtgcgcgagctGCAGACTGACTCCAGCTGACTGTGTGCAGGTCCTGTCCCGAGTGCCGTgtggtgtctgagtgtgtgtgtgtgtgtgtgtgtgtgtgtgtgtgtgtgtgtgtgtgtgcgcgcgctgtGGACTGACTCCAGCTGACTGTGTGCAGGTCCTGTCCCGAGTGCCGTGTGGTGTCTGAGTTCGTCATCCCCAGTGTGTACTGGGTGGAAGACCAGGAGGAGAAGAACCGGCTCATCGAGGAGTTCAAGTCTGGAGTCAGGTGTGTATGAAACGCTTGCCACCTCACAACTTTACCTTGACGCAAGTTTACAAAATAACTGCCAATATACCCAGGGCTCCAAAGGGAACTGGAtttctagttttatttttagaaaaatagcATGTTTTGCACCAGAATCGTGTTTTTATTCttatcaatgcattttgagcaaaCAGTCAGTAGTACGCAGTAGGGCTGGGTGAcatatctaatgatatgatcatgtgcatctaGTCAGTTAATCTAAAAGAGCTGTAGATCACCTTCTATAATGACcgtgatattgtgtagcttgtcagggatctacggctctgtctatttagtgccgctccatttgaaagcaggtgatggcgatttagcgctaatcacagaaccagatttactgactagatgtgcgtgatcatatcgttagatatatcgcccagccctagcacACAGCGTCATTTAAGTATCACTGAGATGCTATTCtataggttttttatttttatgagtaattcgaattttttttatttcaataaaaaaaactttttaattattttatttaaaaaaaaatatatatatgtgtatatataacgacaacactttacagtaaagttccatttgttaacattggaTAACCACATTAGTACATGTAACCTAACAGCACAGCGGAGGTTATTCTGTGATAACCaccagctggatgtacattatcccagTTATTACACAGCTGCTTTCCTCATACGTGAATAACTAgacacaaaataatgatttgtATTGAAACATTTGAACGCAAAGCTTTACACAGCATTTCACGAGTGAAAACTttgtatgaaaatgttttaaactcTTACTAGTTTATCTAGTAATCAATAACAGCGTCAGTCATGGCAGAATGACAACAGCTCTGTTAGTATGAAACGAGAGCGAGTCCACGATACCAAGATGACTTAATTAAATAATTCTACACATAATATTGAATTGagtttgaatattttattatctaaacagCCGTGTAATGGTGAGATATATTTTTATCTTATGTTTTATTGCTTTGGTTTCAGTTAACGATAAGAAGAAGCTGGTGAATGAATCAGATGATAATGCAGTGAATCAGTCTTCAGATCAGGGCTGTGATTGAACGCACACTTTAAAGAGCAGCTGAATCAGAAATCAATAGAGTTTGAGGGGAAAGGTGAAATGTTTGGGGTCTTCCCATAATGCCTTTCATCTGCCTTTGATCTGCATTCAGTCCAGTAGCtgttttcatccatccatccgtttatttatttatctttatatcATATTGACAGAATGCAGACGGATTTCTCTGACCGTTCAAACCcgtgtttgttgtttatttgtggtCATCTGTTCGAATGTGTTTCTGTTTTGGCAGTAAGAAGCCCTGCAAATACTTCGATCAGGGCAGAGGAACGTGTCCGTTCGGAGGAAAGTGTTTCTACATGCATGCGTACGCCGACGGGACACGAGCCGAACCAGACAAACCCCGCAAACAGCTGAGCGCAGAGGGGAGCGtgcgggtaacacacacacacacacacacacctgtatgtACAGAACACTAGTCATGTGACTCAAAACTCCTGCCTGAAAACTGAAACGAAGCTAGTGCTAGATGTGTCTGAGGAAATACTTCACAAGAGtgtaacatctctctctctctctgtctcagtttCTGAACTCTGTGCGTCTGTGGGACTTCATCGAGGAGCGCGAGCACCGTGGGACGGCGCAGGACGAGGACGAGGTCAATGAGCTGGGCGAGCTCTTCATGCAGCTGTCAGGAGCCGGAGACCAGAGCGACACGGCCGCCTCACACTGATCACACGACTGTCCTCAAACATCCGGCCCACAAACCTGCGTCCACAGCTCAGCCACAAGTGCTCAAGCATTACTGCATCATGTGAATCTGGGGTTAGAGCAGCTTGGTGGCGGCTGTAGGCTGACGTATTGCATCGGGATTTCACCAGATTTTTAACGTAAAGTCCAAAGACGAATGTATGATgaaaacattactaaaataaattcTCAGATGCACTCAAATAGTGTGTGAAGTGTGTTACAGAAACACAGTttagtgaaaaaacaaaacaaaaaaaattaaattagtgaTTGTCACACTTAGTTCAGATAACATTCATAACTTTATAACTTTTGGGCATCATGCAATATtgctgtggttaaaaaaaaaagaaacggtaGCCATTGATTCGTCAGATTGATTCTCGTTCTGATATCATTGTGCTGAATTCACTCATCTGATCATGGGTCATTATATTGTGTTTTCTCAAGTGTATTGTTGAGTGACGCTGGAGGGAGTGTAATAAAGCGTTTCGTGAACGActgcctgtgtgtgtttctgaaaccATGCACAAATACACTGAATTCCTTCAAACCCTGCGTATGATAATAACCAGAGATTAATAACCAGCTCTAAAGGGCACTAATATTTCCTCATCAATGGTTTGGTGAAAGGAGGTGCTTCACCTTCATGTAAAGTGCTCATTCACCGCAGCAGGCTtaaatatttatgtgtttatgaTAGAAACATGAATGCTTTGATGTTTGACGGGGGAGaaaatgacttgaagacttgaaGCACTGAATTTAAGAATGCAGTCAACTCTACAATTTGTGAGAAACTGTGAAAAATACTTCGGCGTGAATTATGGATGAACAGATATTTAAAAGCACCAATTTGGTGATTGTTTtttatgaaaacttgttttaagAGTTCACACCGTTTCAATAGAAATGCAAGTAACTCTCAAATAAATCGCTCCAGAATCAACTACTCATACGAAgcacaaatcatttaaaaaccaAGCTTGTGTGGtgtatttaacttaattttattaaaatacaatgaataaaCAATCTGTCAAGTTTACAAGTTAATTCTCCATGACAAGCACTAAAAGCcgaaggaagaaaaagaaaggatCCCTAATAAGTCTGATAATAACGTTAATACCCTCTTCTTGCTTTGATTTCTGTAACATACACGAGTCAAAGAGACGTCTAGACACACGATGATCATAAAGTGCTCCCTGCACCTTGTGCTTGTTTAGATGATGTCCACCTTCACACTGGCACTTCAGGAATATCTACAAGTGTGATGATGAGGGATGCTGCGGGAGCCAGACGCACTGAGAGTGTGAGGCGCGTGGAGAAAGTGCTATCAGCTGCTCAGCCAGCTCACGTCTCACGctaacacacactacacactaaaCACAGCACAGACGTCAAGCCCTGGACGACCCGTGGCTTCACTTGAAGGCGGAGGAGAGCGCGAGCGTGCAGACGTTGATGTCCTCGGTGTGCGAGGCTCTGTGGAGCGAAGGCTCGGACGCGCTGCGGTTTATTTTGGGGAGCGAGTGCTGGAGCAGCTCAATCGAGGACAGGATCTAGAAAAGACATCACATAAATCATGTCAATGCAGTCAAACACCCTCATTATTAAACACTGCCAACAGCTACAGCTTACAATTAATCTACACATCATCAATGACCACAAAAAAAGTGCTGGATTTACAActttcacttagaaattgctagtaactTTCACAAATGATTAGAAAGAAACGGCAAGTAatgcactgaattaaacatgacatttaaagTAGAAAATCATTTCTACAACGCAACAAGAAGGTGAATCTAACCAAACAAGAACATTACCAACACCATAATtattcaaaaactgaaaataatatcaataactaatataaaaaaatatatatccaatATACCACTATTAACAGTTAAGACACCGAATtgaaaaatgatatattatttacatttaatattttagacactgatgttttattatgacaCTGATACAGATTATTTCTTTCTGATAAATGACATGCAGGATAATTATTATATCTGCTTTTAGACACATTATTAATAACTATTTGAGAATTAGACTACAAAATGCATTGTCATTAACATAATATTAGCAGTTATTATTACCATAGGCCATTATATTCAAGCTGATCCAAATGTATTTTGGGGAAATAATACACATttcacacttgttttttttttttttttgtgtcttgtttttaagtttaagtgTAACATTTATTGTTCtacctttaaaatgttttttaagaacAAACActgtatattatgtaatataatgtagTGCAGAGTAAATGTAGAGTAAAGGGAATAGTTTGTGGGAAATTGTCATGAAAGCGATTAAACGAGGCTCTGTATTCAGGAGACTGTCCTCACCTGCGGAAACAGCGGCCGGTCGTCTTTACTCTTCTGGATGCAGTCGGCGACGAGTCTCTTCATGGCTTTAGGACAGCTCTTGTAGAGTTTACTGAGGTCAGGGGTCAGATAGCCCCTCCCCACCATAAAGATGATCTGCACACAAAGCAACGGGAACAACTTACTCTACTCCAAACTACAACAGGAACTAGACTCTGACATGTTATACACAGCGCGATTAGGATGATCAtctgctctctttctcttctaTTTCACTCAATGGGATCTCTTAGAAAAGCAATAGTACGCCTCTCTTACACAAATAATGCAGGATTCATGTAATACTTTGAGTGAGAATCCCTGGTTTTGAACAGTGTGAGTGCTGCATCTCTTAACAAACACTGCATAATGCTTTCTAAGATAACTGGAAAACGGTGGAAAACAAAAATGACGGCCTTCGTTTCACCTCCCCATTAAACAATAGGCTACACAAGCAGTGAGGGTGCTTTAAATGGACCTTTAGCCTTTGGACTCCTAAATTTAGCAGCAGGGCTCCGGAGCGCTCAGGATCAGTGCCAAACACATTTGAGAGTCACGCTGCTGTGAGCACAAGCTCCACTGTCACACACTCGCCTCAATCCTGAGCTGAGCTGGTTTTTGTTTCTCTTGCATATATAAAAGATTTTGCATGCACACAAGAAAGTTTTTCATGCCCTCGAGAAACTATTGACGGAATATTTTGTTCACTTATGCATTAGATTTTCTAGTTTTATATACTGTAACCACCTTCCTCTGTGCATCACTGTCATCTTCTCATGAAGAAACGAGAGCACGGATGCACACGAATTAAGATCTATTTGCTCAACACATGGCTTTCCTTGGGAAGCACCTCTGATATCAAGGCCTTATGTCCAATTCATCATCCTCTGTACTGCAGAGAACATGACATGAACGGACCGCTGGCACAATACAGCTGTGTGCACGCTCCAACGTCTGTGTATTCTAGATGTGTGCAAAGGTCCTTTTAGAGACTCTAAGCTAAGAATATCCGGAGAAAAAAACCTGCATAATGAAAAAGTGCATTCATTCTGAATCACTGAGCAGCTGCTATGAAGACACACTTCTTGCatgacactttcttttttttcattaaattaatcaCTTTCTATTATTGAAAGCTAAATGAGGGCTAGAAATGCAGATATTTTTCCATACTGTGCTATCTTTTTTTCCATACTTTTCCAGACCTGGAAATGAGCAAAATCAACTTCCATGCTTTTCCGGACTGCGTAAGAAGCCTGTAAGCAGGAATCTGGAAGTCAAACCCATGTTTTATTTCATGCATGGTGAACAGGTAGATTACGGTCTCATGATCTGTAGAAGGGTAGCGTCACTGTACCTGATCTCTGTTTGCAATCATAGAATAAGGCAGTTCTCCTGTCATCAGCTCGTACAGGACCACACCGTACGAGTACACATCCGACTGAAAACTGTAAGGATTGTTGTCCTGCATCCGGATGACCTCAGGAGCCTGAAAACATCAGCATCAGTGAAAGATTcagaaaatattacataaaacactggTACTCAGTCCATCCCAGATGTGGATGAGtgggtttcttcatcagaaatgtgtcattgcatcagtgtctcatcaacggatgctctgcagtgaatgggtgccgtcagaatgagagtctgataaaaacatcacaataatccacagcacaacatctggagaagacagaagacgaaacaaatccagcattaagatgtttttaactacaAAACCAGTCCATAATAACACTTACTCCAGTGAAAAAGGTGatttggtctgaatcaggagagaaatcagGTACTGTTTACAAAAATGGACTTTTCCAGTGGAGGAAGTGttaatatgaacatttttatcagctgtttggactctcattctgacggcacccattcactgcggagcatccattgatgagacactgatgcagcgctgcatttctccagatctgatgaagacacaaactcatcctgatgtTGGATGGCCTCAGGGGGACACATTTGACCAATCTTTGGCTGAACTCTTGACGCACCATCCACAGAATGGAGCCGGACGGCTGCTCCACCCGATGGGAGCCGCTCCACCGCGCCTTCACCGTGGCCAGACCAAAATCACCAATCTTCACCGTCAACCCTTCGTGCAGGAAGATATCTGAGCTTCTGTTAAGGGCATTTCTGACAGCTTGAGCACTAGACTCACCGAAATCAACCTTCTCTACAGAGACAGCTGTTCACTTCGATCAATGCAATGCTGAAATAAAAGGAAGTACAATTCAGAAGATGTTTGTAAAAGATACTATTTGACTTCATGTCTCGGTGGATGATATTCTTTGCATGAAGGTAACTAGAAGACAAAAGACATGAAGAGTTATTAGAAAACCTTTAAAGGTTACATTCTGTATATCTTTGGCATTATCATCATAATGGTAGAGAAAACCGTCAGGTGTTAACTGACAAAACCACCTCTGAGTTTACACATAAACACCCACCTCTGCTGTACTATTTTAAAACCTGGTCCCATTTCTATAAATAGCTGATGGTATCATGCTCTCAAAATGCAAATCTGCCCCTGAGAATATACGATGCTGTCAAACACTGACAGCGTGCTGTGCTCTGTGGTCTTAATTGTGTTACACTACAGATCCTTTCCAACACTACGCCTGAAAGCAtcaaatgcattacaataatcataTACATTACTCTTCAAATGTTCGGGACTGGTAAGACGGTTTCCCAAGaagctcttctgctcaccaagtctgcatttatctattaaatatgttttcagtattctttgatgtatacaaagttcaaaaagatatataaaataacagCATTGATTTGAAAAGGTCTTTGTTGAGGTCAAACATTTTTGCTCCCAAACCTTTGATTGGTAGCATATATTTTCAAAGCAATATTGGTTTGCATTTGGTTTACTTTGTGCAGTTCTGTCCATGGCTTTCCAGGATGATGTCACGTCAGACGACTCTTCTGTGTCTTCTATCGGTTCACCATTTACACCAATATACTGTTGCATTCATTAGATGCACAGCCTTTGACATCTACAACAAAACAGCTTAGGCATGGACGTTTTGGGAGTTGATAAGTCTGTTAATTTTCCTATCCCAACCATACAAGAGCATTTGCTTAGCTTCATGTTATAATTTGCATTTAGCAAATAACAGTGTTTACGGTTGCAAGCGTAGGGCTGAGAAACACTGGACTAGATCAGGGCCAGTCAACCCTGCTGCAACTACTAACAATTATATCTTCATATTTTCTGGAAGTTTGTCTATAATGATAATCAGCTGATATTTGgggaaaatctattttaaatctaAAGCTAAAATCACTGTACGAGTGAatcattgagtcattcattcaaccgatttgttcaaatGCTGATTGATTCAGTAACGAAACACTGttgtgttgctcagagacacaaaacagttctgctgtggcttgTCTG encodes:
- the mkrn2 gene encoding E3 ubiquitin-protein ligase makorin-2, producing MSTKQVTCRYFLHGVCREGSRCMFSHDLATSKPSTICKYYQRGVCAYGDRCRYDHVRPPGRGGGPPSSDQPSRSSSSSAGASAPGPGPSSNTSRPAKRPVVLRDRALGSDSREGPELRDCWDDKPHTYLDAICSGLESSAGPVPYPDAAQQPQLCPYLAAGHCHYGDRCPYLHGDMCDICRLQVLHPHDAEQRAAHEKMCMTAFELDMERAFAAQQSQDKQCKICLDVVYEKVSPSERRFGILSSCCHTYCLSCIRQWRCAEQFQNQIRKSCPECRVVSEFVIPSVYWVEDQEEKNRLIEEFKSGVSKKPCKYFDQGRGTCPFGGKCFYMHAYADGTRAEPDKPRKQLSAEGSVRFLNSVRLWDFIEEREHRGTAQDEDEVNELGELFMQLSGAGDQSDTAASH